A region from the Aegilops tauschii subsp. strangulata cultivar AL8/78 chromosome 5, Aet v6.0, whole genome shotgun sequence genome encodes:
- the LOC109774953 gene encoding uncharacterized protein, with amino-acid sequence MSAAAAAGGAAPLVTAAFLLPLRLLSLAFSLRLPTFPPVAPARRSAAALLTVAALLTVTCAMPDAGSSPAPDAEALRSEISELRLKLARLESILEENTKTSRSKAYTLEEGNKPTEAMETDNQLLRNEESYSESNIYIMEDEAQILQQEVRKINNIAYTIESLAINAEKRVEFLSSEVKKIESIITEQWIQIRQFEQAFVVTKMMTSKVHKRRFSEGAYKWSGKDILLKYVRNVDLHGMFLAGVSHTRTCVSHTYKHCKSFIQVMKRCYHKASKFHKAIQYQCSPDVDVPNAFFLGGSISRSCISLPYKQFKISISSAQQIHYKVQVYLQDAMRSNIYSRGIASEPVTFCLAYLIVISPLWVVWFLLSSRFGS; translated from the exons atgtccgccgccgccgccgccggcggggCTGCCCCCCTCGTCACCGCGGCGTTCCTCCTCCCCCTCCGCCTCCTCTCCCTTGCCTTCAGCCTCCGCCTCCCCACCTTCCCACCCGTCGCTCCGGCCCGCCGCTCCGCCGCGGCGCTGCTGACCGTCGCGGCGCTCCTCACCGTCACGTGCGCCATGCCCGACGCGGGATCCAGCCCCGCCCCCGACGCTGAGGCCCTCCGGTCGGAGATCAGCGAGCTCAGGCTCAAGCTCGCGCGGCTAG AATCTATTTTGGAGGAAAACACAAAAACTTCGAGGAGTAAAGCCTACACTTTGGAGGAGGGAAACAAACCCACCGAGGCAATGGAAACTGACAACCAGCTTTTAAGGAATGAAGAATCTTACTCTGAAAGCAACATATATATAATGGAGGATGAG GCGCAAATCCTGCAGCAAGAGGTCAGAAAGATAAACAACATTGCATACACCATAGAATCACTGGCAATTAATGCTGAGAAAAGGGTAGAGTTCCTGAGTTCGGAAGTCAAAAAG ATTGAGAGTATAATTACAGAGCAATGGATCCAGATACGGCAATTTGAACAAGCATTTGTGGTAACAAAG ATGATGACTTCGAAAGTTCATAAAAGGAGGTTCTCTGAGGGTGCCTACAAGTGGTCTGGAAAGGACATACTTCTGAAG TATGTCAGGAATGTTGATCTACATGGCATGTTTCTTGCGGGGGTATCGCACACAAGGACCTGCGTTTCTCATACTTATAAACACTGCAAGAGTTTCATACAAGTAATGAAGAGATGCTACCATAAG GCTTCCAAGTTCCACAAAGCGATACAGTACCAGTGCTCTCCTGATGTTGATGTGCCTAATGCCTTCTTCTTGGGTGGATCCATCTCAAGATCGTGCATTTCTCTTCCTTATAAGCAATTCAAGATATCCATTTCATCAGCACAACAAATTCACTATAAG GTCCAAGTATATCTCCAAGATGCAATGAGATCCAACATATACAGCAGAGGTATAGCAAGTGAGCCGGTCACATTCTGCTTg GCGTATCTCATCGTCATATCTCCGTTGTGGGTCGTGTGGTTCCTTCTATCGTCGCGATTTGGATCATAG
- the LOC109774931 gene encoding uncharacterized protein, translating into MARRLLLLRRSHSYSTSAADMVVSSIRLLSATDPTKSAPTPTPLHLVSPNPDPVAAPPPPPPTTTILLSPADRLRGVFLQKPPGRAALHRALSFTGLDALSPEVLSDVVSRGNLSGSATVDLLDWAISNAKLPPSVHTCNIVVRALGRRKFFSSVEPALEVMRKNGIFPDLTTLQIIMDTLVAARQVNKAVQLLESDQFGLGIGQTCHRKEAFSALIECLFRRSHVGVASSLVQVARGEPFNLDKQVYNDVLGGWARFGRVDKLQHFWAMMLEDGLVPDDVSHCHLIEALGRAGQAEEAVRVFEKMVQEGYGPTTMAYNALVFNFISLGDLDRSIKYYKDMVENNCPPNSDTYCKMIRAHLKARRVADALQMFDDMLAQGVLPDTGVITSFIEPLCTFGPPHAALMIYQKSRKAGCTISLKAYKLLLERLARFGKSGTVLNIWEEMQESGYPSDKEIYEFIVNGLCNVGKVDAAVSVVEESLRKGFCLGRVIYSKLNDRLLEMDKVETAYSLSKKIKHGRTLANSRNYCRANGWHL; encoded by the coding sequence ATGGCCCGCCGCCTTCTTCTTCTCCGTCGTAGCCACAGCTATTCCACCTCCGCCGCCGACATGGTCGTCTCCTCCATCCGCCTCCTCTCCGCCACGGACCCCACCAAATCAGCCCCAACCCCCACTCCCCTTCACCTCGTTAGCCCCAATCCCGATCCGGTAGCagctcctccccctcctcctcccaccaCCACCATCCTCCTGTCCCCGGCGGACCGCCTCCGCGGGGTCTTCCTCCAGAAGCCCCCCGGCCGCGCCGCCCTCCACCGAGCCCTCTCCTTCACGGGCCTCGACGCCCTCTCCCCGGAGGTTCTCTCCGATGTGGTCAGCCGCGGCAACCTCAGCGGCTccgccaccgtcgacctcctcgacTGGGCCATCTCCAACGCCAAGCTCCCCCCTTCCGTACATACCTGCAACATTGTCGTCAGAGCTCTGGGCAGGAGGAAGTTCTTCAGCTCCGTCGAGCCTGCCCTGGAGGTAATGCGGAAAAATGGCATCTTTCCGGACCTAACCACGCTGCAGATCATCATGGATACTCTGGTTGCCGCCAGGCAGGTCAACAAGGCCGTCCAACTGCTCGAGAGCGACCAATTTGGGTTAGGAATTGGGCAAACTTGCCACAGAAAGGAGGCCTTCTCTGCTCTCATCGAATGCCTCTTCCGGAGGTCACATGTCGGCGTTGCCAGCTCGCTCGTACAGGTCGCCCGTGGAGAGCCTTTCAATCTTGATAAACAAGTGTACAATGACGTGCTTGGCGGTTGGGCGAGGTTTGGGAGGGTTGATAAGCTGCAGCATTTCTGGGCAATGATGCTGGAGGATGGGCTAGTGCCCGATGATGTTTCACATTGCCATCTCATCGAGGCATTGGGGAGGGCAGGGCAGGCTGAGGAGGCAGTCAGGGTGTTTGAGAAAATGGTGCAAGAGGGATACGGTCCAACTACGATGGCCTACAATGCACTTGTTTTCAATTTTATCTCACTGGGCGATTTGGACAGGTCCATCAAGTACTACAAGGATATGGTGGAGAATAATTGTCCTCCAAACAGTGACACATACTGCAAGATGATTAGAGCCCATCTGAAAGCACGCAGGGTGGCTGATGCACTTCAAATGTTTGATGACATGCTGGCTCAAGGAGTTCTGCCAGATACAGGCGTAATTACATCATTCATTGAGCCACTTTGCACGTTTGGGCCTCCTCATGCTGCCTTGATGATCTACCAAAAAAGTAGGAAGGCTGGGTGTACGATATCCTTGAAAGCATACAAGCTTCTGCTTGAAAGGCTTGCCAGGTTTGGGAAAAGTGGGACAGTGTTGAACATTTGGGAGGAGATGCAAGAGAGCGGGTATCCATCCGATAAAGAAATTTACGAGTTTATTGTAAATGGGCTTTGCAATGTGGGTAAGGTTGATGCTGCTGTTTCCGTGGTGGAGGAATCACTTAGGAAAGGCTTCTGTCTAGGGAGAGTTATTTATAGCAAACTGAACGACAGGCTGCTGGAGATGGACAAAGTGGAGACTGCATACAGTTTGTCAAAGAAAATCAAACATGGACGGACACTTGCTAATTCACGCAACTATTGTCGTGCTAATGGTTGGCACTTGTGA